Proteins encoded by one window of Candidatus Angelobacter sp.:
- a CDS encoding radical SAM protein — MLVFLIHVRDPQFYALPSKTRAKNGRIRVMGFPPIGIMSLSAVLKRAGHECVMFDQANPDTPNEVIIDEINKRQPALVGLSFLSTTSYPYAKILARTIRATNSKVKLAFGGVFASLNAPLVKLQCPEVDFVCRGDGEQLLLDLLNHLDDPTPVESVTWMKDGKIVENPNRKPDRNLDQWPFPDRESLPLDFVESMPLDVPAVLSLDRFTTMQTSRGCPWTCVFCDIPIFNEGKWRSRSPQHVLAEFKQLQEQGYGAVYFVDDHFLLQPKRIEAICNGLVEQGNTIQWGCEGRVDSVAQHLFPAMAKSHCRTLMFGLESGSQKMLDRLRKEQTLEEMETAIRNAKKSGIEIVHGFFVVGIPGETVEDMKATFDFAARLPLDTFGFNRLCVYRGTPLWQEFVKRGLLNEATDWYKYFKCSAIDPTCLQGELINDTRRAGLRHLFIYKLLHYPVQTFKLLRRFLRYMPARDVIYLIIKPFLGKKRGATKAEVLSRAVEHGESKDAAALLTQLSEERLEHVFQESMAERRRIQQEAGMAASTH, encoded by the coding sequence ATGCTGGTATTCCTTATCCATGTCCGTGACCCGCAATTCTACGCCCTTCCCTCCAAGACCCGCGCAAAGAACGGGCGCATACGGGTGATGGGCTTCCCGCCGATCGGCATCATGTCGCTGTCGGCGGTGTTGAAACGCGCGGGCCACGAATGCGTGATGTTCGACCAGGCGAATCCCGACACACCCAATGAAGTCATCATAGACGAGATCAATAAAAGGCAGCCGGCCCTCGTGGGGTTGAGTTTTCTGAGCACGACCAGTTATCCGTACGCGAAAATTCTCGCCCGCACGATCCGCGCCACGAACAGCAAGGTGAAACTGGCGTTCGGCGGCGTGTTCGCCAGTCTTAATGCCCCGCTCGTCAAGCTGCAATGCCCGGAGGTGGACTTCGTCTGTCGCGGGGATGGCGAGCAATTGCTCCTCGATCTTTTGAACCACCTGGATGACCCGACGCCGGTCGAGAGCGTGACCTGGATGAAGGACGGGAAGATCGTGGAAAATCCGAACCGCAAACCGGATCGCAATCTTGACCAATGGCCATTTCCGGACCGCGAAAGCCTGCCTCTGGATTTCGTTGAGTCCATGCCGCTGGATGTTCCTGCGGTGCTGTCGCTGGACCGGTTCACGACGATGCAGACCTCGCGCGGCTGTCCGTGGACATGCGTGTTCTGCGACATTCCGATTTTCAACGAGGGCAAGTGGCGTTCGCGGAGTCCTCAGCATGTCCTGGCCGAGTTCAAGCAATTGCAGGAGCAGGGGTATGGCGCCGTGTATTTTGTGGACGACCACTTCCTTCTGCAACCGAAACGGATCGAAGCGATCTGCAACGGCCTTGTCGAGCAGGGCAACACGATTCAATGGGGCTGCGAGGGCCGCGTGGATTCCGTCGCCCAGCATTTGTTCCCGGCGATGGCCAAATCCCATTGTCGCACGCTGATGTTCGGGCTTGAAAGCGGGAGCCAGAAGATGCTCGACCGGTTGAGAAAGGAGCAGACGCTGGAGGAAATGGAGACCGCGATACGAAACGCCAAGAAATCGGGCATCGAAATCGTCCATGGATTTTTCGTGGTTGGCATTCCGGGGGAAACGGTCGAGGACATGAAGGCGACCTTTGACTTCGCGGCAAGGCTTCCGCTGGACACGTTCGGGTTCAACCGGCTTTGCGTTTATCGCGGCACGCCGTTGTGGCAGGAGTTTGTGAAACGCGGCCTGCTCAACGAGGCGACCGATTGGTACAAGTATTTCAAGTGCTCGGCAATTGATCCGACCTGTCTGCAAGGGGAACTGATCAACGACACGCGCCGGGCGGGATTGCGTCATCTGTTCATCTACAAGCTGCTCCATTATCCGGTGCAGACCTTCAAACTGCTGCGGCGTTTCCTGCGTTACATGCCGGCGCGCGACGTGATTTATCTCATCATCAAACCGTTCCTCGGAAAGAAAAGAGGGGCCACGAAGGCGGAGGTGCTGTCGCGCGCGGTCGAACACGGAGAATCGAAGGACGCGGCGGCGCTGCTCACGCAATTGAGCGAGGAACGGCTGGAGCACGTATTTCAGGAATCCATGGCCGAACGCCGGCGCATTCAACAGGAGGCCGGGATGGCGGCATCCACACACTGA